A single window of Mycobacterium sp. ITM-2016-00318 DNA harbors:
- a CDS encoding heme-copper oxidase subunit III — protein MTSAVGTSGTAITSRVHSLNRPNMVSVGTIVWLSSELMFFAGLFAMYFTARSQAGGDWPPEPTELNLFQAVPVTLVLIASSFTCQMGVFAAERGDVFGLRRWYVITFLMGLFFVLGQGYEYIQLVHHGTTISSSAYGSVFYLPTGFHGLHVIGGLIAFIYLLARTTMTKFTPAQATAAIVVSYYWHFVDIVWIALFATIYFVR, from the coding sequence GTGACGAGCGCTGTAGGGACCTCGGGAACCGCGATCACGTCGCGCGTGCATTCGCTGAACCGGCCCAATATGGTCAGTGTTGGCACCATCGTCTGGCTTTCCAGCGAGCTGATGTTCTTTGCTGGACTGTTCGCGATGTACTTCACCGCCCGCTCCCAGGCCGGCGGCGATTGGCCGCCCGAGCCGACCGAGCTGAACCTCTTTCAGGCCGTGCCCGTCACGCTGGTGCTGATTGCCTCCTCCTTCACCTGTCAGATGGGCGTCTTCGCCGCCGAACGCGGCGACGTGTTCGGTTTGCGGCGCTGGTATGTGATCACGTTCCTGATGGGTCTGTTCTTCGTGCTTGGACAGGGCTACGAGTACATCCAATTGGTCCACCACGGCACCACGATCTCCAGCAGCGCCTACGGCTCGGTGTTCTACCTGCCCACCGGATTCCACGGCCTGCACGTCATCGGCGGCCTCATCGCGTTCATCTACCTGCTTGCGCGCACCACCATGACCAAGTTCACACCCGCGCAGGCCACCGCCGCGATCGTCGTCTCGTACTACTGGCACTTCGTCGACATCGTGTGGATCGCGCTGTTCGCCACCATCTACTTCGTTCGTTAG
- a CDS encoding c-type cytochrome, with translation MTRKARGAGRPATLNRRRLRRRLSAAVLLLIGLGVAGGLAATLTPTPQVAVADESASAMLRTGKDLFNTSCVTCHGVNLQGVTDRGPSLVGVGESAVYFQVSTGRMPAMRGEAQAPQKPPQFDEAQIDALGAYIQANGGGPEVPRDENGQIAGTSLIGNDVARGGDLFRLNCASCHNFTGKGGALSSGKYAPELSDAEPAQIYTAMQTGPQNMPKFSDRQLSPEEKRDIVAYVRMAAEAPDPGGYGLGGFGPTSEGMAAWIIGMVAVIAAALWIGART, from the coding sequence ATGACCAGGAAGGCCCGCGGAGCCGGAAGGCCGGCGACATTGAACCGCCGCCGTCTTCGTCGCCGACTCTCAGCGGCAGTGCTGCTGCTGATCGGACTCGGCGTCGCGGGTGGCCTTGCCGCCACGCTGACGCCCACGCCGCAGGTGGCCGTCGCCGATGAGTCAGCCTCGGCGATGCTGCGCACAGGAAAGGATCTGTTCAACACCTCCTGCGTCACCTGTCACGGCGTCAACCTGCAGGGTGTGACCGATCGCGGCCCCAGCCTGGTCGGGGTCGGCGAGTCCGCCGTCTACTTCCAGGTGTCGACCGGCCGCATGCCGGCGATGCGCGGCGAGGCGCAGGCACCGCAGAAGCCGCCGCAGTTCGACGAAGCGCAGATCGACGCCCTCGGCGCCTACATCCAGGCCAACGGTGGCGGCCCGGAGGTACCTCGCGACGAGAACGGCCAGATCGCCGGAACCTCATTGATCGGGAACGACGTGGCCCGCGGCGGCGACCTGTTCCGGCTCAATTGCGCTTCCTGCCACAACTTCACGGGTAAGGGCGGCGCGCTGTCGTCGGGCAAGTACGCCCCCGAGCTTTCCGACGCCGAGCCGGCGCAGATTTACACGGCCATGCAGACCGGTCCGCAGAACATGCCGAAGTTCTCCGATCGTCAGCTCTCCCCCGAGGAGAAGCGCGACATCGTCGCCTACGTCCGGATGGCCGCGGAAGCGCCGGACCCCGGCGGTTACGGACTCGGCGGCTTCGGGCCCACGTCAGAGGGTATGGCCGCCTGGATCATCGGCATGGTGGCCGTCATCGCGGCGGCCCTGTGGATCGGAGCCCGAACGTGA
- a CDS encoding ubiquinol-cytochrome c reductase iron-sulfur subunit — translation MSDAENTPKGTDAPGHAGVPGQPTDAELASMSREELVELGGKLDGVEIVYKEDRWPVSDTKAEKRAARSVTNWLLLGGLSGLALLLVFLFWPWEYKGKETEGHWWYDLATPLYGLTFGLSILAIGIGAVLYQKKFIPEEISIQERHDGASPEIQRKTVGANLSDALEGSGIRRRKMIGLSLGIGLGAFGAGTLVAFIGGLIKNPWKPVMPTAEGKKAVLWTSGWTPQFTGETIFLARATGSADHGAPFVKMRPEDLDAGGMETVFPWRESDGDGTTTDSHHRLNEILMGVRNPVMLIRIKPGDMKRVVKRQGQESFNFGDLFAYTKVCSHLGCPSSLYEQQSYRILCPCHQSQFDALHFAKPIFGPAARALAQLPITIDKDGYLVANGDFIEPVGPAFWERTS, via the coding sequence GTGAGTGACGCCGAGAACACCCCGAAGGGCACCGACGCCCCCGGCCATGCGGGTGTGCCGGGTCAGCCGACCGACGCCGAGCTGGCGTCGATGTCCCGCGAGGAGCTGGTCGAGCTCGGCGGAAAGCTCGACGGCGTAGAGATCGTCTACAAGGAAGATCGCTGGCCCGTCAGCGACACCAAGGCCGAGAAGCGCGCGGCGCGTTCGGTGACCAATTGGCTTCTGCTGGGGGGCCTTTCAGGCCTCGCGCTGTTGCTGGTCTTCCTGTTCTGGCCGTGGGAGTACAAGGGCAAGGAAACCGAGGGCCACTGGTGGTACGACCTGGCCACCCCGCTGTACGGGCTCACGTTCGGACTTTCGATCCTGGCCATCGGCATCGGCGCGGTGCTGTACCAGAAGAAGTTCATCCCTGAGGAGATCAGCATCCAGGAGCGCCACGACGGCGCGTCTCCCGAGATCCAGCGGAAGACCGTGGGGGCGAACCTCTCCGATGCACTCGAGGGCTCGGGAATCAGGCGCCGCAAGATGATCGGGCTTTCGCTCGGCATCGGCCTCGGCGCATTCGGGGCGGGCACGCTGGTCGCGTTCATCGGCGGCCTCATCAAGAATCCGTGGAAACCGGTGATGCCGACCGCCGAGGGTAAGAAGGCCGTGCTCTGGACGTCGGGATGGACTCCCCAGTTCACGGGCGAGACGATCTTCTTGGCGCGCGCCACCGGAAGCGCCGATCACGGAGCGCCTTTCGTCAAGATGCGCCCCGAGGATCTCGACGCCGGCGGCATGGAGACGGTGTTTCCGTGGCGGGAGTCCGACGGCGACGGCACCACCACCGACTCACACCATCGGCTCAACGAGATCCTGATGGGTGTGCGCAACCCGGTGATGCTCATCCGCATCAAGCCAGGCGACATGAAACGGGTGGTCAAGAGGCAGGGGCAGGAGAGCTTCAACTTCGGCGACCTGTTCGCCTATACCAAGGTGTGCTCGCACTTGGGTTGCCCCTCTTCGCTTTACGAGCAGCAGTCCTATCGCATCCTCTGCCCGTGCCACCAGTCGCAGTTCGACGCGTTGCATTTCGCGAAACCCATATTCGGCCCGGCTGCGCGCGCGCTGGCGCAGCTGCCCATCACCATTGACAAGGACGGGTATCTCGTCGCCAACGGCGACTTCATCGAGCCCGTCGGACCGGCATTCTGGGAGCGGACATCATGA
- a CDS encoding cytochrome bc complex cytochrome b subunit, whose amino-acid sequence MSPKLPKPPKLAEIAAGQGDAMDSRYHPSAAVRRQLNKVFPTHWSFLLGEIALYSFIVLLLTGVYLTLFFDPSMVEVTYQGVYQPLRGVEMSKAFASTLDISFEVRGGLFVRQIHHWAALLFAASIMVHLARIFFTGAFRRPRETNWVIGSLLLILAMFEGFFGYSLPDDLLSGTGLRAAFSGITMGVPVVGTWLHWALFAGDFPCGGAGNDCTIGIIIPRLYALHILLIPGIILALIGVHLAMVWFQKHTQFPGPGRTETNVVGVRVMPVFAVKSGAFFAVTTGILGIMGGLLQINPIWQLGPYKPSQISAGSQPDFYMMWTDGLIRLWPAWEFYLFGHTIPQPVWIAVLMGVIFMLLPAWPFLEQKFTGDRAHHNLLQRPRDAPVRTAIGAMAISFYIVLTFACMNDIIALKFHISLNATTWIGRIGMVVLPAIVYYITYRWCIGLQRSDRGVLEHGIETGIIKRLPHGAYIELHQPLGPVDEHGHPIPLEYQGAPVPKRMNKLGSGGSPGIGSFLRADPADQHDALVEAEHAGERKALTALREHQDRNGSNGHGGDGQSPNGHGSTNGH is encoded by the coding sequence ATGAGTCCTAAATTGCCAAAACCGCCCAAGCTAGCGGAGATTGCGGCCGGACAGGGAGACGCGATGGACTCGCGTTACCACCCCTCGGCGGCGGTCCGCAGGCAGCTCAACAAGGTCTTCCCCACCCACTGGTCGTTCCTGCTGGGTGAGATCGCTTTGTACAGCTTCATCGTCCTGCTTCTCACCGGCGTGTATCTCACCCTGTTCTTCGACCCGTCGATGGTCGAGGTCACCTACCAGGGTGTGTATCAGCCGCTGCGCGGCGTCGAGATGTCGAAGGCGTTCGCGTCCACCCTCGACATCAGCTTCGAGGTGCGCGGCGGCCTGTTCGTCCGTCAGATTCACCACTGGGCCGCACTGCTTTTCGCGGCCTCGATCATGGTGCACCTGGCGCGCATCTTCTTCACCGGCGCCTTCCGCAGGCCCCGGGAGACCAACTGGGTCATCGGCTCTCTGCTGCTCATCCTGGCGATGTTCGAGGGCTTCTTCGGCTACTCGCTGCCCGACGATCTCCTGTCCGGCACCGGCCTCCGTGCCGCGTTCTCGGGCATCACGATGGGCGTTCCGGTTGTCGGCACCTGGCTGCACTGGGCTTTGTTCGCCGGTGATTTCCCCTGCGGTGGGGCCGGAAACGACTGCACAATCGGCATCATCATCCCGCGTCTGTACGCGCTGCACATCCTGCTGATCCCCGGAATCATCCTGGCGCTCATCGGTGTACACCTCGCGATGGTGTGGTTCCAGAAGCACACCCAGTTCCCGGGACCGGGGCGCACCGAGACCAATGTCGTCGGCGTCCGCGTCATGCCCGTGTTCGCCGTCAAGTCCGGCGCCTTCTTCGCGGTGACGACCGGCATTCTGGGAATCATGGGCGGCCTGCTGCAGATCAACCCGATCTGGCAGCTCGGCCCCTACAAGCCCTCTCAGATCTCGGCGGGTAGCCAGCCGGACTTCTACATGATGTGGACTGACGGCCTCATCCGGCTCTGGCCGGCATGGGAGTTCTACCTGTTCGGGCACACGATCCCCCAGCCCGTGTGGATCGCTGTGCTCATGGGCGTCATCTTCATGCTCCTTCCGGCGTGGCCGTTCCTGGAGCAGAAATTCACCGGCGACAGGGCGCATCACAACCTGTTGCAGCGACCGCGGGACGCTCCGGTGCGCACCGCGATCGGCGCAATGGCGATCTCGTTCTACATCGTGCTCACCTTCGCCTGCATGAACGACATCATCGCGCTGAAATTCCACATCTCGCTGAACGCGACGACGTGGATCGGCCGCATCGGCATGGTGGTGCTGCCTGCGATCGTCTACTACATCACCTACCGCTGGTGCATCGGTCTGCAGCGCAGCGACCGCGGAGTGCTCGAGCACGGCATCGAGACGGGCATCATCAAACGGCTGCCGCACGGTGCCTACATCGAGCTGCACCAGCCGCTGGGACCGGTCGACGAACACGGCCATCCGATCCCACTGGAGTACCAGGGTGCGCCCGTGCCGAAGCGGATGAACAAGCTGGGCTCCGGCGGTTCCCCCGGCATCGGAAGCTTCCTGCGGGCGGATCCGGCCGACCAGCACGACGCGCTCGTCGAGGCGGAGCACGCCGGAGAGCGCAAGGCGCTCACGGCGCTGCGCGAGCATCAGGACCGCAACGGCTCCAACGGGCACGGCGGCGACGGCCAGAGCCCCAACGGGCACGGCTCGACAAACGGACACTGA
- a CDS encoding DUF2561 family protein, whose amino-acid sequence MTHNTWAAARSRLNPTGNDADNTDRILLAVCAAVWLAVLGSAVAAAVALVDLGSKHQESSTESGTPWLLYGVIGVSALVIVGAIPLLIRARRTALEDPRGAPGGDARPAPARTQAAARTPDPRTQNLRTAQAPAAGVRQRSALSSSPGISMYDTGVPPAVERVWLRCAVVIAIAMGVALLAIGIATYLMAAGHDTYAWAAYVVAGLVTLAMPAAPWIYLRQLGELVDKH is encoded by the coding sequence ATGACACACAACACTTGGGCCGCGGCCCGCTCGCGGCTCAACCCGACGGGCAACGACGCCGACAACACCGACCGGATTCTGCTCGCGGTGTGTGCGGCCGTCTGGCTCGCCGTCTTGGGATCGGCGGTCGCGGCCGCGGTGGCGCTGGTCGATCTCGGCAGCAAGCATCAAGAGTCGTCGACCGAGTCGGGGACACCCTGGTTGCTGTACGGCGTGATCGGGGTCTCGGCGCTCGTCATCGTCGGCGCGATCCCGCTGCTGATCCGGGCCAGGCGCACGGCGCTCGAGGATCCGCGCGGCGCACCGGGCGGCGACGCCCGACCGGCACCCGCGCGGACGCAGGCGGCAGCGCGGACACCCGATCCGCGCACGCAGAACCTCCGGACTGCCCAGGCGCCCGCGGCAGGGGTCCGTCAGCGCAGTGCGTTGTCGTCGTCGCCGGGAATCAGCATGTACGACACCGGAGTACCGCCCGCCGTGGAGCGGGTCTGGCTGCGTTGCGCGGTGGTCATCGCGATCGCGATGGGCGTAGCGCTGTTGGCCATCGGCATCGCCACCTATCTGATGGCGGCGGGCCATGACACCTACGCGTGGGCGGCCTACGTCGTCGCCGGCCTCGTCACGCTCGCGATGCCCGCCGCTCCGTGGATCTACCTACGGCAGTTGGGCGAACTCGTCGACAAGCACTGA
- a CDS encoding MmpS family transport accessory protein encodes MSGPNPPGPDSEGSDTPDQEPGEPTAEEASVADATGETEIHSRAYSAPESEQFTAGPYVAADPDLYDYDEYDKTELVDTGRPPRWPWVVGVVAIIAAISLVVSVSLLVMGTESDNLNAQGEPTSSTTTAPPVQDEITTTTPPPPPPPPPSEEPPPPPPETVTVTEPPPAPAPAPAPAPEEPAPPPPEAPPSSAAPPPTTTRAGPRQVTYSVTGTKAPGDIITVTYIDASGRSRTQRNVYIPWSLTVTPISQSEVGSVQASSLFLVSRLNCSITTSDGTVLSSNTGNSAQTSC; translated from the coding sequence ATGAGCGGGCCGAATCCCCCAGGACCGGATTCCGAAGGGTCGGACACTCCGGATCAGGAACCGGGCGAGCCGACCGCCGAGGAAGCTAGCGTCGCGGACGCGACCGGCGAGACGGAAATCCACTCGCGTGCCTACTCGGCGCCCGAGTCCGAGCAGTTCACCGCAGGACCCTACGTCGCCGCCGATCCCGACCTCTATGACTACGACGAGTACGACAAGACCGAACTGGTCGACACGGGCAGGCCGCCGCGCTGGCCGTGGGTCGTCGGCGTCGTCGCCATCATCGCAGCCATCTCCCTTGTGGTGTCCGTGTCGTTGCTGGTGATGGGTACGGAGTCCGACAACCTCAACGCGCAGGGCGAACCAACGTCGAGCACCACCACGGCGCCGCCCGTGCAGGACGAGATCACCACCACGACCCCGCCACCACCGCCGCCCCCGCCGCCGTCGGAGGAGCCGCCTCCACCGCCTCCGGAAACCGTGACGGTGACCGAGCCGCCGCCGGCACCTGCGCCTGCGCCTGCGCCCGCGCCCGAGGAGCCGGCGCCGCCGCCCCCTGAGGCACCGCCCAGTTCGGCAGCGCCGCCGCCCACGACGACGCGCGCGGGCCCACGCCAGGTGACGTATTCGGTGACCGGCACGAAGGCGCCGGGTGACATCATCACCGTCACCTACATCGACGCGTCCGGGCGCAGCCGCACGCAGCGCAACGTCTACATCCCGTGGTCGTTGACAGTGACACCGATCTCGCAGTCCGAGGTGGGCTCGGTGCAGGCGTCCAGCCTGTTTCTGGTCAGCAGGCTCAACTGCTCGATCACCACGAGCGACGGCACCGTATTGTCCTCGAATACCGGCAACTCCGCACAGACAAGCTGCTGA
- a CDS encoding cytochrome c oxidase subunit 4, with protein MHIEARLFEFLTAFFVLAAVVYGALTHIFQYGGVEWAGVTALVMTAGLTLITGTFFRFVARRLDTRPEDYEDAEISDGAGELGFYSPHSWWPIIIALAASVTAVGVALWLPWLMVAGVVFVLASAAGLVFEYYTGAEKH; from the coding sequence ATGCACATCGAAGCCAGGCTGTTCGAGTTCCTGACCGCGTTCTTCGTCCTCGCGGCCGTCGTCTACGGCGCACTGACACACATCTTCCAGTACGGCGGCGTCGAGTGGGCGGGTGTCACCGCCCTTGTCATGACCGCAGGACTGACGCTGATCACCGGCACCTTCTTCCGGTTCGTCGCACGTCGGCTCGATACCAGGCCCGAGGACTACGAGGATGCCGAGATCAGCGACGGCGCAGGCGAGCTCGGCTTCTACAGCCCGCACAGCTGGTGGCCGATCATCATCGCCCTTGCCGCCTCGGTCACGGCCGTGGGGGTCGCGCTCTGGCTGCCGTGGCTGATGGTGGCCGGTGTGGTGTTCGTGCTCGCTTCGGCTGCCGGCCTGGTGTTCGAGTACTACACCGGAGCAGAGAAGCACTGA
- a CDS encoding cytochrome c oxidase subunit II, translated as MTPRGRWVVARRAALALVLGATALLLSGCSWSEALGLGWPNGITPEAHLNRELWIGSVIASLVVGVIVWGLIFWSSAFHRHKKGDTELPRQFGYNMPLELVLTVVPFLIISVLFYFTVVVQEKLMHTESNPEVVIDVTAFQWNWKFGYQKVAFSDGTFDFDGAEPARTMSAAGPEGLQGEEGGEFRSSGEEHAIGARERDNKEYLHFDKVETLGTSNEVPVLVVPSGKRIEFQIASADVVHGFWVPEFLFKRDVMPDPKANNSNNVFQVTEIMKTGAFVGRCTELCGTYHSMMNFELRVVEPNDFKAYLQQRIAGKTNAEALQAINQPATAVTTRPFDTRRGEQAGAPAQASK; from the coding sequence GTGACACCTCGCGGACGCTGGGTGGTGGCACGGAGAGCGGCATTGGCGCTGGTCCTCGGTGCGACCGCACTGCTGCTCAGCGGGTGTAGCTGGTCGGAGGCTCTCGGCCTCGGCTGGCCGAACGGCATCACCCCTGAGGCGCACCTGAACCGTGAGCTGTGGATCGGCTCCGTGATCGCGTCGCTCGTGGTCGGCGTGATCGTCTGGGGCCTCATCTTCTGGAGCTCGGCCTTCCACCGGCACAAGAAGGGCGACACCGAGCTTCCCCGGCAGTTCGGCTACAACATGCCGCTCGAGCTGGTACTCACCGTCGTCCCGTTCCTGATCATCTCGGTGCTCTTCTACTTCACCGTGGTCGTGCAGGAGAAGCTGATGCACACGGAGTCCAACCCCGAGGTTGTCATCGACGTGACCGCCTTCCAGTGGAACTGGAAGTTCGGCTACCAGAAGGTCGCGTTCAGCGACGGCACGTTCGACTTCGACGGCGCCGAACCGGCGCGGACGATGTCCGCGGCGGGGCCCGAAGGGCTTCAGGGCGAAGAAGGTGGCGAGTTCCGCTCCAGCGGGGAAGAACACGCCATCGGCGCCAGGGAGCGCGACAACAAGGAGTACCTGCACTTCGACAAGGTGGAGACCCTCGGAACCAGCAACGAGGTCCCCGTTCTGGTGGTGCCGTCCGGCAAGCGCATCGAGTTCCAGATCGCCTCAGCCGACGTGGTTCACGGCTTCTGGGTACCGGAGTTCCTCTTCAAACGCGACGTGATGCCCGATCCCAAGGCGAACAATTCCAACAACGTCTTCCAGGTCACCGAGATCATGAAGACCGGCGCGTTCGTCGGCCGGTGCACGGAGTTGTGCGGCACCTATCACTCGATGATGAATTTCGAATTGCGAGTGGTCGAGCCCAACGACTTCAAGGCCTATCTACAGCAGCGCATCGCGGGTAAGACGAATGCCGAGGCGCTGCAGGCCATCAACCAACCGGCGACTGCGGTCACCACTCGCCCGTTCGACACCCGACGCGGCGAGCAGGCCGGAGCGCCTGCGCAGGCGAGTAAGTAG